From a single Oligoflexia bacterium genomic region:
- a CDS encoding transketolase, which translates to MQKLNTSQLQARAKDSRKLILKMLAEAGSGHPGGSLSAIDIITTLYFNEMNHDPKNPLWIDRDHFVLGKGHGVPAVYASLAAAGYFSEEECMSLRKLGSRLQGHPDRVKLNSMEASTGSLGQGLSIAQGYAMAARMDGRKSRVYCLIGDGEMQEGQIWEAALSIGHYKLSNLVVILDQNRFQIDGAVKDIMDIDPVMDKWKAFKFNTLETDGHDVEQIQKALATARKETSRPTFILAHTTKGKGVSFMENVNHWHGVTPNPDELKRALAELGA; encoded by the coding sequence ATGCAAAAACTCAATACTAGTCAATTACAAGCTCGAGCCAAAGACAGCCGCAAACTAATTTTGAAAATGCTAGCTGAAGCAGGTTCTGGGCATCCCGGCGGAAGTCTTTCCGCTATTGATATTATAACCACACTTTATTTCAACGAAATGAATCATGATCCTAAAAATCCACTATGGATTGATCGCGACCATTTTGTTTTGGGTAAAGGTCATGGAGTTCCTGCTGTGTACGCATCACTTGCGGCTGCAGGATATTTTTCTGAAGAAGAATGTATGAGTTTAAGAAAACTTGGTTCACGACTTCAAGGTCACCCTGATCGCGTTAAACTTAATTCAATGGAAGCGAGTACGGGTTCGCTCGGGCAAGGACTCTCTATTGCTCAAGGTTATGCAATGGCGGCTCGCATGGATGGTCGCAAATCAAGAGTTTATTGCTTGATTGGTGATGGTGAAATGCAAGAGGGGCAAATTTGGGAAGCAGCACTTTCAATTGGCCATTATAAACTTTCAAATCTTGTTGTGATCTTAGATCAAAATCGATTTCAAATTGATGGTGCCGTAAAAGATATTATGGATATCGATCCTGTAATGGATAAATGGAAAGCTTTTAAATTCAATACTCTTGAAACCGATGGTCATGATGTTGAGCAAATTCAAAAAGCATTAGCTACCGCACGCAAAGAAACTTCAAGGCCCACATTTATATTAGCGCATACTACAAAAGGTAAGGGTGTGAGTTTTATGGAGAACGTTAATCACTGGCATGGAGTTACTCCAAATCCTGATGAACTTAAACGCGCACTTGCAGAATTGGGAGCTTGA
- a CDS encoding transketolase C-terminal domain-containing protein produces MAGKATRASFGESLAELGQEFKNVVVLDADLSKSTKSESFAKKFPERFFQMGISEMNMIGVAAGLAFSGKVPFLCSFGCFLTGRFDTIRLSVGYSNANVRLVGTHAGIGIGEDGYSQMALEDIGCMRTLPGMAVLQPADDIETKQMMQFLMKHQGPVYLRLTRQNLEPVNGADYKFQFGRGVELKSGKDAVVFATGGLTAHALNAAKQLEKEGMSVGVVNIHTIKPLDVELVQKLSKQVKHVFTAEDHNIIGGLGSAVCETLSSAGIGTRVTRLGVQDVYGESGSPEGLYEKHGLDAQGLARSIKSNINAN; encoded by the coding sequence ATGGCTGGTAAAGCAACACGTGCAAGTTTTGGTGAGTCGTTAGCTGAACTTGGACAAGAATTTAAAAATGTCGTGGTTCTCGATGCTGATTTAAGCAAGAGTACAAAATCAGAAAGCTTTGCTAAAAAATTTCCTGAACGTTTTTTTCAAATGGGAATTTCTGAAATGAACATGATCGGCGTAGCCGCGGGTCTTGCGTTTTCAGGAAAAGTTCCATTTTTGTGTTCATTTGGTTGTTTTTTAACAGGAAGATTCGACACCATCAGACTTTCAGTTGGTTACAGTAACGCCAATGTTCGTTTAGTGGGAACACATGCTGGTATCGGTATCGGTGAAGACGGTTACAGCCAAATGGCATTAGAAGATATTGGTTGTATGCGCACATTGCCCGGTATGGCAGTGCTTCAACCTGCAGATGATATTGAAACAAAACAGATGATGCAGTTTTTAATGAAACATCAAGGTCCGGTATATTTACGTTTAACTCGACAAAACCTTGAGCCTGTAAATGGCGCTGATTATAAATTTCAATTTGGTCGCGGTGTTGAATTAAAATCCGGCAAAGACGCCGTTGTGTTTGCCACGGGCGGATTAACAGCTCATGCACTCAATGCTGCTAAGCAATTAGAAAAAGAAGGCATGTCAGTGGGTGTTGTAAACATTCACACCATTAAGCCTTTAGATGTTGAACTTGTTCAAAAATTATCAAAACAAGTGAAGCATGTATTCACCGCTGAAGATCACAATATTATTGGCGGACTTGGTTCCGCAGTTTGTGAAACATTATCTTCTGCTGGAATCGGAACACGGGTTACACGCCTCGGTGTTCAAGACGTCTATGGTGAGAGCGGAAGCCCTGAGGGTTTGTATGAAAAACACGGACTCGATGCTCAAGGCCTAGCACGCTCGATCAAATCAAATATCAACGCGAATTAA
- a CDS encoding CopG family antitoxin, with the protein MKKEYDLKSLKKRPGRAKAYPEAEKVAINIRLDATVLNDIKIEASRMGLPYQTFINSVLHRYATGELVDQRSKKASGE; encoded by the coding sequence ATGAAGAAGGAATATGATCTAAAATCACTCAAGAAACGTCCAGGCCGTGCTAAAGCCTATCCAGAGGCTGAAAAGGTTGCCATCAACATTCGTTTGGATGCCACCGTACTTAACGATATTAAAATTGAAGCTAGCCGAATGGGACTTCCCTACCAAACTTTTATTAATAGCGTACTCCATCGATACGCGACAGGTGAGTTAGTGGATCAAAGATCAAAAAAAGCTTCGGGCGAGTAA
- a CDS encoding twin-arginine translocase TatA/TatE family subunit yields the protein MGQFSFWHLLLVLGIVLIVFGPGRLPGLGASLGKAIRGFKEGLSGLNDETNSERPAQTTRESLPPTDRVSTVQKDSTNNKTNS from the coding sequence ATGGGTCAATTTAGTTTTTGGCATTTACTTTTAGTTTTAGGAATCGTTCTTATCGTTTTTGGACCAGGTAGACTTCCCGGTCTTGGAGCATCACTAGGTAAAGCGATTCGTGGCTTTAAAGAAGGCCTCAGCGGTCTAAATGATGAAACCAACAGCGAACGCCCCGCTCAAACAACCCGTGAATCTTTGCCACCCACTGATCGCGTTTCTACTGTTCAAAAAGATTCAACTAACAACAAAACAAACTCTTAA
- a CDS encoding CCA tRNA nucleotidyltransferase translates to MNGPMTELGPPRLSQEFLDYHAVGMVKHLQKAGFLAYLVGGCVRDLLSGHVPKDFDISTNALPQEVRRFLSYAFIIGRRFRLVLVKREDKQYEVATFRREPKENEFPEGIPFGDNIFGTPEQDAFRRDFTCNALFYDPISNEVIDYVNGQKDIEDHVIRMIGDPKVRLVEDPIRILRALRFAHKLHFRIEPTLRHHICELSDNLALSVLPRRREEFMKLLRLHDPAATFREGFDLNLWSKIAPELHKVYEKDEHVDLFEEKLRRLDSRLVDPSDTALLSGTLVLGWLRASSHSSSDDLIKTSDLHQNERLQNLAKDQLGLHNWELGRIVKALSLQRLLSSPDEFQKRGQRRRNAVIFSEAFPLAVDLAHIDAVLDPETLDYWDAQLSLANEQILSAPPPKPQRHGSQQHRSRRKAPSRRAKMPPRPKPR, encoded by the coding sequence GTGAATGGCCCGATGACAGAACTTGGCCCTCCGAGGCTGAGTCAAGAATTTCTCGATTACCATGCTGTTGGTATGGTGAAGCACCTTCAAAAGGCAGGCTTTTTAGCTTACCTTGTCGGTGGATGCGTGCGTGATCTACTTTCAGGTCATGTTCCAAAAGATTTTGACATCAGCACAAATGCACTGCCTCAAGAAGTCCGACGATTTTTAAGTTATGCCTTTATTATAGGCCGCAGATTTCGCCTTGTGTTGGTAAAACGCGAAGACAAACAATATGAAGTCGCAACCTTCAGACGCGAACCAAAAGAAAATGAATTTCCAGAAGGAATTCCATTTGGAGATAATATTTTTGGCACTCCCGAACAAGATGCCTTTCGCCGCGACTTCACATGTAACGCGCTTTTTTATGATCCAATATCAAATGAAGTTATTGATTACGTAAATGGTCAAAAAGACATTGAAGATCATGTCATTCGCATGATCGGAGATCCAAAAGTTCGCCTCGTTGAAGATCCTATTCGAATTTTGCGCGCATTACGTTTTGCTCACAAACTTCATTTTCGTATTGAACCAACACTCAGACACCATATTTGTGAACTCTCTGATAATTTAGCACTCTCTGTTTTACCCCGACGTCGTGAAGAGTTTATGAAATTACTCAGGCTTCATGATCCTGCTGCAACTTTTAGAGAAGGGTTTGATTTAAATCTTTGGTCAAAAATTGCACCAGAACTTCACAAGGTTTATGAGAAAGATGAACATGTAGATTTGTTCGAAGAAAAACTGCGCCGCCTTGACTCACGATTAGTTGACCCGTCTGATACAGCACTGTTGTCTGGCACACTTGTTTTGGGTTGGCTACGCGCTTCATCACATAGTTCTAGTGACGATCTCATTAAGACAAGTGATCTTCACCAAAACGAGCGACTTCAAAATTTAGCAAAAGATCAACTGGGCCTTCACAATTGGGAGTTAGGTCGCATCGTCAAAGCTCTTTCACTTCAAAGATTACTTTCATCACCTGATGAATTTCAAAAACGCGGACAACGACGCCGAAATGCTGTGATTTTTTCTGAAGCATTTCCATTAGCAGTTGATCTCGCTCATATCGATGCGGTTTTAGATCCTGAAACTTTAGATTATTGGGATGCACAATTATCTCTCGCGAATGAACAAATTCTTTCTGCTCCACCACCAAAACCACAACGTCATGGCTCACAACAGCATCGCTCTCGACGCAAAGCACCGTCACGTCGAGCCAAAATGCCCCCGCGCCCCAAACCTCGCTAG
- a CDS encoding alpha/beta hydrolase, giving the protein MLMELENFHYLISGAQNRPWLVFIHGLAGSSSNWRKIIPHFEGDYRVLVYDQRAHGKSFAPESGYAPEDYAGDLKFLLDSLKISKASIVGHSMGGRTALCFANLYPEMTEKLVIEDIGPGKSEVNGSQLAKRLKSIPVPFTDKIRAKQYLLNDFGDSKLGMFLYTNIVEDETGRGVWRIRMDKIIETLENGRNKDRWFELEKLTCATLVIRGELSEELSAQEFTKMQAKNHVIKGVEVSGAGHWVHFDQRLVFIEILQKFLQA; this is encoded by the coding sequence ATGCTTATGGAGCTGGAAAATTTTCATTATTTGATCTCAGGTGCACAAAATCGGCCCTGGCTCGTATTTATACATGGTCTAGCTGGTTCGAGCTCTAACTGGCGAAAGATTATTCCTCACTTTGAGGGCGACTATAGAGTCTTAGTTTATGACCAGCGAGCTCATGGCAAAAGTTTCGCCCCAGAGTCAGGGTATGCCCCCGAAGACTATGCGGGGGATCTTAAGTTTTTACTCGATTCGTTGAAAATTTCTAAAGCAAGTATTGTGGGTCACAGCATGGGTGGACGCACGGCCCTTTGTTTTGCAAACTTGTATCCTGAAATGACTGAAAAATTAGTGATTGAAGATATTGGCCCGGGCAAATCGGAAGTAAATGGAAGCCAATTAGCAAAGCGTTTGAAATCTATTCCTGTTCCATTCACTGATAAAATAAGAGCTAAACAATATTTATTAAATGATTTTGGCGACTCAAAACTTGGAATGTTTCTTTACACAAATATTGTCGAAGATGAAACAGGTCGAGGTGTATGGCGCATTCGAATGGATAAGATCATTGAAACTTTAGAAAATGGCCGAAATAAAGATCGATGGTTTGAACTCGAGAAATTAACGTGTGCAACACTCGTAATTCGTGGCGAGTTAAGTGAAGAGTTATCAGCGCAGGAATTTACGAAGATGCAGGCTAAAAACCACGTTATAAAAGGTGTAGAAGTATCGGGCGCAGGGCATTGGGTACACTTTGATCAACGACTGGTATTCATTGAAATTTTGCAAAAATTCTTACAAGCTTAG
- a CDS encoding M48 family metalloprotease, with protein sequence MQKMMSQTLVFLLTLTIGFSQSFAADPMDDRKLYFAEENIFRKLMNNPALAEEYQNLQSSMLSTRTDRNLRGFFMTQPLMQPLLEIASMLNDSTVETYVAQGSINMLGIQGEKSTPQHEMIDKLVIEVARELGFSDGAIQNRKVFVVAGDANAATVSASSDNIFILLHSGLIHSMTPDQLRTVLAHELMHIRLKHNIVSFMNETLLSAIASEIGVGGSGLSLNVKEELFKNRMKRVAFKTMNPQKVFGVGKKHIANSEAEFEKFFTSNFISNGQFAKILQQIQIYFAKMPEQERDLLFNSYLEIIDLAVERAQRPAHIVEFTKGMRAALNSKNSAQVLDIKQFSRWSDDVGNMISRENELSADRGGATTGRHEDVAAAFAKLFGIQFESEHQEAVLELAIKRATEFYMKYGPQVRAQLISGSHPPLILRMATILNLDKFSTRLFGHEYLKLLTFEQTLREKVEVIDIALVGEKDIEFKIILGKIKADIAQGLEILQNALLDLMVREVASSGGVPRIKYFLEYQLAMREIKINVYNSLISHRRQSIKSFKDQMPEDAFSEQLRQTDMLEVQLRNSLSKEDSFAQKLRSRLFEVGKSTEITSDSKKMILQAILNLNLINTSRNIEDVHQIKLLLPYRDGQPSILPTDLQSRLDIPGSGLLHKGPITKAKLVDDNIKNQTPAEALLMKQDVTMRLSCEAILGAIKTKLKTQP encoded by the coding sequence ATGCAAAAAATGATGTCTCAAACTTTGGTTTTTTTACTCACACTCACTATCGGCTTTTCACAGAGCTTTGCAGCTGACCCAATGGATGATCGAAAACTCTATTTTGCCGAAGAAAATATTTTTAGAAAATTGATGAATAATCCTGCGTTGGCTGAAGAATATCAAAACCTTCAGAGCAGTATGCTTTCAACTCGTACTGATAGAAATCTTCGCGGATTTTTTATGACTCAACCACTCATGCAGCCCTTACTTGAAATTGCCAGTATGCTCAATGATTCTACTGTTGAAACCTACGTAGCCCAAGGCTCAATTAACATGTTGGGTATACAAGGTGAAAAATCAACTCCACAACATGAGATGATTGATAAACTTGTAATTGAAGTGGCCCGTGAACTGGGTTTTAGCGATGGAGCTATTCAAAACCGAAAAGTATTCGTAGTCGCTGGTGACGCTAATGCTGCAACTGTAAGTGCATCTAGTGATAATATTTTTATATTGCTCCATTCTGGACTTATACATTCAATGACCCCAGATCAATTGCGAACTGTTTTAGCCCATGAACTCATGCATATCAGGCTTAAACATAATATCGTTTCATTTATGAATGAAACATTACTCTCGGCGATAGCTTCCGAGATTGGTGTGGGTGGTTCTGGTCTTTCGCTTAACGTTAAAGAAGAATTATTTAAAAATAGAATGAAGCGCGTTGCCTTTAAAACTATGAATCCTCAAAAAGTATTTGGAGTCGGTAAAAAACATATTGCAAATTCTGAAGCTGAGTTTGAAAAATTCTTCACGTCAAACTTTATCAGTAACGGGCAGTTTGCAAAAATCCTTCAACAGATTCAAATTTATTTTGCCAAAATGCCCGAGCAGGAGCGTGACTTGTTATTTAATAGTTATCTAGAAATTATTGACCTTGCTGTGGAGCGAGCACAAAGACCAGCACATATAGTTGAATTCACAAAAGGTATGAGGGCGGCATTAAATAGTAAAAACTCAGCACAGGTATTAGACATAAAACAATTTTCACGTTGGTCTGACGATGTTGGTAACATGATTTCACGTGAGAATGAACTTTCTGCTGATCGTGGCGGTGCCACTACGGGGCGACACGAAGATGTGGCCGCTGCATTTGCGAAGCTTTTTGGTATTCAATTTGAATCAGAGCACCAAGAGGCTGTTCTTGAGCTGGCTATTAAACGGGCTACTGAATTTTACATGAAATATGGCCCTCAAGTAAGAGCTCAATTGATTTCGGGTTCACATCCGCCATTGATTTTGAGAATGGCCACGATTCTAAATCTTGATAAATTTTCAACACGACTTTTTGGCCATGAATATTTAAAACTCTTAACTTTTGAGCAAACGCTTCGTGAAAAAGTTGAAGTAATAGACATTGCCTTAGTGGGAGAAAAAGATATCGAGTTCAAAATTATTTTAGGAAAAATAAAAGCCGATATAGCTCAGGGCCTTGAAATACTTCAAAATGCACTGCTTGATCTCATGGTTAGAGAGGTTGCAAGCTCTGGGGGTGTGCCACGTATTAAGTATTTTTTAGAGTACCAACTTGCAATGCGTGAAATTAAAATCAATGTTTACAATTCTTTAATTTCTCATAGGCGCCAAAGTATTAAGTCCTTTAAAGACCAAATGCCCGAAGATGCATTTAGCGAGCAATTACGACAAACCGATATGTTAGAAGTTCAATTACGTAACAGCTTGAGTAAAGAAGATTCATTTGCACAAAAACTTCGTAGTCGTTTGTTTGAGGTCGGAAAATCTACTGAGATCACAAGTGATTCTAAAAAAATGATTCTTCAAGCCATACTTAATTTAAATTTGATTAATACCAGCCGAAACATTGAAGATGTTCATCAGATTAAATTGCTTTTACCTTATCGCGATGGACAACCTTCAATATTACCAACAGATCTGCAGAGTCGATTAGATATACCTGGATCAGGGCTTCTACACAAAGGGCCGATTACCAAAGCAAAATTAGTAGATGATAATATCAAAAATCAAACTCCAGCTGAAGCACTTCTTATGAAACAAGATGTGACTATGCGCTTAAGTTGCGAAGCAATATTGGGTGCAATCAAGACAAAATTAAAAACTCAGCCGTAA